The following nucleotide sequence is from Nothobranchius furzeri strain GRZ-AD chromosome 11, NfurGRZ-RIMD1, whole genome shotgun sequence.
GTTCATGAGATGACTTGTttgggacaaaaaaaaaaacccaaaaacttTGATGGTTTTAGAGAATGGAGAGTGGGCCATCAGACACAGGCCAGCCAAGAAGGTGATCAACTCCCAGTACAGCGAGGATTCCTTGGAGTACCAGGAGATTGTTTTCTTCCTCATCATCCAGAGGAAACCTCTTTTCTACATCATCAACATCATTGCTCCCTGTGTGCTTTTCTCCTCCCTCAGCCTGCTGGTCTACTTCCTACCCGCCAAAGGTTCTGATCAGACTTGATGTTGCTTTACTTTGAGATTTGAGCTTCTTTACTGAAAAATGTGACTAAAGGTTGGTTTGCGATTTACAGCTGGAGGCCAGAAGTGCACCATGTCTATTGCCTCTCTTCTGGGCCAGACTGTTTACCTCTTCCTCATCGCTAAAAAAGTTCCTGAAACATCAAACGCAGTTCCTCTCATTGAAAAGTGAGGCGGTCACATTTTTTAGTCTTTTCACTTGTTTTTTCTAAAGCTGTGTTGTAATAAACATATTTTATGAAGGTATCTGATGTTTGTGATGTCAGTGACCACCATGGTAGTGATTAACTGTGTGATAGTCCTCAACGTGTCTTTGAGAACCCCAAACACTCACGTGATGACGGACAAAGTCCGAAAGGTGAGATCGCTTCCAGATCACTGTCAGAGACCTTTTTAAGGTTTCTACATAAGAATCAGAAAGTATGTTTGCTTCCAGATTCACATCCTGTCTCATCCTCAGGTCTTCCTTAACATCCTGCCTCAGCTGCTGATGATGCGGATGAAACGCTGGACACCAAACTGTGACAAAAAGTCTCAAAGTGGGTCTGATGAAGCTGAACCTTGCAGGCGCTGCAGCTCCGTTACCCTCATCAGCAAAGCTGAAGAATATTCAGTAAAAATAGCTCGATCTGAGCTCATGTTCGACAGGCTCAAAGAGAGAAACGGACTGATGAAATCAGTGTTAGAAAAGCTACGTAAGtattttaaagctgctttagcaaatcTTTAAAACAAGCTAGGTTCTGACAGGGTCACAGAACACTCCCCCAGGTATTTCTCCAagacgcttctgccagaaccggAAACCGCGATGCCAAAGGAAAtaggatagtgctaaacaccagtcgcagtTTTCCTGGTCCAAACGTCttgtgtccgtgacttcaaatggcgtTTTTCTTTTTGTGGCTCTGGTAATTTGTACTAAAGTTGAAGTTtctcctctgattttattgagcgAAGAACATCTCACACCAGTAGTGTTCTGTAGCTAAATATGTTAGAGTGTAATCAATGGAGGACCCaggcaagtgtggaagtgcggtggttcagtgggaccaacaaccagatggcccaatagttgctttcggtctgaaacggttaattggtggaggtttttagacaaatatgagagaaccactttattaattgttttcatttgtttttaatgtccaaatatatattatatacatagtataaagctatactatgttagaactttgttaagaggcatgaaaaactgttttaagctcatttgttttccaaatttgccattgtagcttgaaGGAATTGGTACCTGCAGTGAGAACCTTAGTTgccctttaaaggtgcattaaagatgcatttcctcagACAATGTGAAGACAACGTGAATTATTTTGCCTCTTTCTTTCACTCAGATGATGGACTGAGGGAAGGTACAGCTGAGCAGCTGAGATCCAGCTTGGAGCAGGCCTCTCCAGAGCTGAAACAGTGTGTTGCTGCTTGTAAACACATAGCTGAAACAGCAAGACACCAGAGCAACTTCCAAAATGTGAGctcaggtttttatttttatcttcttcatgcaaaaagtataaatttagctGTTAGGGTTATGGAAAGGGTAcctactgtcatgttctgcgtccccctcatgtgtccccttgtgtcatgtccccttgtgttctccatccctctctaagcTCCCCTTATGTGCCTCctagtgttccccagcccactctagGTTTTCTCCTTAGGtgttccccttaggtttctgtgtccctgtggtcccccgccccctccaggttctctctaGGTCTCCCTCACGTTGCCCTTAGTCACCCCACTTATCATTAGGTTTCCGTCATGTTTGGATTATTTAGTCAGTATCTCCCTTTGGTTCATTTTTGCTTCcttccccagttaggtctggtttcctcccctgctctgctttgctcctcctctctgttattaGTCTCAACTGTGtccaattcccttaatcacccaaTAACCCTGTCTACCagtgtgttgtcggtccattgttgttgtgtcagcgttgtctcgttCCCCCCTCTAGGTCTCTAGGTATTTAGCTTCCACAAGGTCTCTAGGTTTGTGCTCAATAAGTGAGCTTTCGTCTCCAGGATTTTTGGACATTGGTttctttggcttcctgccctctttggatttatttggacATTTATTCCTAAATAAAGGAGTTTACGTTTTTTCTACCTGCCATTGTCGTTATggggttttctgcatcttgggtcctaacctcctcctggctcacaaCGTGACACCTACACTCTTAAGAGGAAGCCAAGCAGACTAAGATATTGGAGCAAAAGTCAACTGATAACCAAAAAGTAGACAACAGATCATAAATATTATAGTGAAAGTCTTAATCTAGGTCAATAATTTCCCTACGGGGTAAACAGACCCTTTGCATCTGGAAGTGAAATATTTTTAACGGCAAAAAAAGCATCTTATCCATAACCGGTCCCAAAATCTTACCCCAAAAACAAGTGAAAAAATACACAATAAAATGCAAACATTTGTACTAAAACTATGATTAATGATAACGTTTTATTCACACTAAAGCGAATTACCAAAACCAACATCTGTTGAGTCTGTATGCAGCTTTTCCATAACATCTATGAATGTATTTTCTATTTTTTCTGTGATTTCACCAAGTAAAAATATCACTATGTCATCTGCACATGTGAAATTATACAGATCATTTTTAAACTTACATAAAGGTTCACAATGAGGAGCCCAGAAGGACATCATTTGATGAATTAAAAAATCTCCAGGTTGGTTTGAGAGTGAAACAGGAGATAAGATTCCAAAATTAGTCACAATCTAATCTTATCATCCTAGGAAAATGAAGAATGGTTCCTGGTTGCCCGGGTGATTGACAGGGTATCTTTTATCATCATGGCTTTGGTGTTTTTTGTTGGTACCATTGGGATCTTCCTGATGGGCCATTTCAACCAGCCTCCCTTGACACCTTTCCCTGGGGATCCAAAGCTGTATCTTCCTTTATTAGAGAACGACACCGTATAAAACAAACATCTAGGATGAATCACGTCTAAAGTAAAATGAAAAAAGGGAGAAAGAAGAAAGCAAAGCAGTGAGTTGTGAGTCTGTGAACAGAGAACCTGTTCATGTTTCATAATTAATTGTTTGAATGTACACTTTcatgaataaaaataataaaatgtcatgTTTTGGCTCTAGTGgagtatttttttcttttgattATCCATAATGTTTGCCACCATCCTTGGAGCCGATAAGGAGTCTGCGTATCTCTCGCCTCCTGCTGAAACACAATCACTCATCACCCCCACCCAACCTCTGGAAGCAGGATTTCAATTACATGGCTGAATGGTGCCTTTCTGACGCAACAAAAGGCAGATCTGGCTGGTTGAGATGGAAACAGAGTCGGGGTGAAACAGAGAAAGCTGGCATGAGACATGCCaagaaacacatacacacacagtcacaaaacaAAACAGCACTACGAGGAAACCCACAGGTGGTGAGAGGGGTGGTGCTTAACCATTCTCTTCCATATCAAAGTGAGACGATTGGACGATTCCTACACGTTCGGTAAGAAGCAAGACACTTTAGTTTGATTGTGTTTCTGATCGTTAACTTCATTTGATTGAGCAGGGTCGTTGGTGTGTGACATGAATGAAAGAGGCTCAGACTGGCTGCAGTGGACAGAGTGTTGTTTACATTGCTGCCAAGGAACTGGATTAAGACTCTTCTAAAAAGCACAGCATCAAAAGGGGAGAGTTTCTTCAAGGAAAGAGTTTTCCATCACATCTCTAAAACTTCACTCACTTAGGTAAGGGCTTTGAATATTATACATTAATAATATTAGAAAATCTAGTAAAATACAGCTTATTCTTTGTGTTTTACTTTAGATTCTGGCAAGGGCTCCTCATTCTTGTCTTTGTGAATATTGCTCTTATTAAAACTATTTTCAAGCGTACCATATttgggggctcatccgggatatAAACTGATCTTTTGATCTCCGACTGGGGTTTCAAAACTCATCCTTGGTCCTCCTCAGACTCAGATCTTTTTCAGTAGACACCATGTCAGCTGTGACCAATCAGCCTCATCCGTTTGCTCGACTTGAGCGAGAGAAGCACATCCAGATGATCTTCAGAGCTTTCAACAACCAATGCGGGCCTTCTTGTGAGTGCCAGGCTCGCTCACCTGGATCCAAATCCCACAGAGTGCTTCCTGACAGTGAATCTAAACATCAGCTGTCAGACCTGACCCCTCAGCGGGAGCTGAAGGACTTCCACATACAGCCTCCAGAGGCACCGAAAAAGCTGGACATGATGGAGGAGAAACTTGAAGATGGATCAGAGCTGGACAGCATTTCTGCACTGGAGACAGTCAGTCAGATTCACATCACTGCCAAACCAGACCTTCAAGGTGAGTAAAAGGTGGATGTGCTGCAAATAAAGGGTTGACTTGGATGGTGTTCCTTTCTGTTTAATAGAATATTGTTCTGTTATTGCAGGTCCACAGTGTGTCTCCAGAAAAATCTACAGCATTGCAACTGGAGGCAGCAAGTCACAGCTTTTCGTGGGTGTGGAAGGTATGGATGCCAAGTGCAAATTTTTAgtgaaaaaaaaagtttactCTTCTTACAGTGTGCACATTTTCAGTAGCCTAGAAATACAGACAGATCGTAGCAAGAGCAAAATGATatagctctgcaggttggtctagccacgcttcaATCAGTGCTCTGTTGGTCTGCCGAGCAGGATGAGCACAAGAGCTGCAGCGGAGTGAAACAACTAAGATGGCAGAAGCTTGTTTGAAACTGCTTCGgcgtcaattttggactatttaaaCTTGGGCGTCTTTTTGAATCAAAATCAGACACGGGTACTTAGAGGTCAGCTCGTCTcatatttttattacatttgcagtggtctcctagcctggcaagccagactaaataaatgtattatttagtctggcaacgctccactgacggctctcggttgtggggcgggttctaccgttgtctttcaaatgagctccgcattccactggccaatgaatgtgacatactcttgtttcactctgttgcatcatcccacccaccaggcatatagagtgccctgattggcccacaaagtagataaagctctgtgatttgttcactaagcagatagagcactatgattggcccatcattatggaccaatcacagctctttatgtgtttgaaacccctctagagagctgtgattggccagccagagtcctggtaggagctgcggagcttccaatggagcatgcctagaccaaactttgcaaagcaagaatttggtctagttcactaggctagtggtctccagtagaaattaattctattagaagccAATGCAGGAAATTGAGGTAGAAaactactttcatgttcagcctgcatgacaaacttaAGAGTGAGCGACTATAATCAGAAATAGGTGCCTAGATCCATCccattccggaccatgggtccctggaagaatgacaaaaatgaatgcaagtcagtggggctaaaaagttgttttctaatcccgcttgttatgtgacatggagttcacatatgatgtctgtgaatattaaagacgcattttgataccaagaaagcacttatttttgaacaggggacacacacacacacacacgttattttaggttttgtgtgaaattatgtccaggactacaaatgcgcttcaccaaagtgaagtcatcgaaccagacatggagaaaaacagggaaaatgaCTGCAAGTTCAGTGAACtttaaatccttccttcaggaatcTCTTTTagtcctgttgacttgcattcatttttttcgttcttccggggactcatgagccgactggaaagggaggagacgtaGGCTCcctataataattaaaaaaaatgcttTTGAACTGaagttgaccttttaagtcctttatttagaaaaatattttatttgtgtCTTGTTCGACAGTATATGGCAGACTGACCCATTGACTGACATGCGAGTAATTTCATAGactggtcctagtgctgtccaatagcatgtggagacaatgTGAAAGACAACATGACAGAGCTggttatgggtcgtggccagactatatattcacatacagGATAGCTTGCCAGGCTATACTTTAACTCATTTAGATTAGAAATGGCCTAAAAATGGTCTCATATAAAAAGAAGTGGTGTGCTCCATCTTTTGCACAAAAAATCCCTTTGATTCCAGCAGGATGATGCATTTCAACTGAAAATGCAAGaatttaaaaaagcatttgaGTGAAGTTTGTAAAACTCTTTTTCTGGCAGAGAGCTCCTGTATATGCCTCCTGTGTTGTGGTCCAGCTCGCCCCTGCTCCATGAAGGGCGTTGACTGTAAGGGACGCcaggtcttttattttgaaaggccccTCAGGGTGGACGCTTGCTGCACTGGGTGCTGCCTGATGGAGATGAGAGCATATTCATCTCAAAAACATCTTATTGGCACTGTTTATCAGAGGTAGGACAGTGTAAATAATACACCATTCTGTTCCTCTTACAATAGCAACTATTGTGTCTTTTAGTGTTGACATGACATTCAGAGTATACCTCACCCCTCACTGTTTTTAGTATAGTGGAGATCCATAGCAGGTACTGGTACATGTGTGCAGCTAATCAGCAACTACTACTACTCAGGGACTTGCTATTGATGTTGAATCACATAATGCAAGCACTGTGGGGTCATGGCTGAGAAGAAAATTTGTTAAATATTTAAACTGTTTCTGTTGAGTGGAAGTCATCATCTATGACACAAAACTGGGGAAAAGGGAGGCTCTAAACTTTCATTACTATGAGAATCTTCAACAAAATTTGTAATGAATGGTCTTGTTTCCCAAATTGGTTGCAATTTTTACCAAAAACCAAACTCACAATAAACATAAACAGAAATCTTACATGTTTGATGTCACTTAGAAGCCAAAATATagtcattaaaaatatacatctCACCTGGCATTTCAACATCTTTGGAAAACAGGTTTTCTCCTGAGACTCCTGTGCTTGTCAAAGTAACACTTAAAATTCTCAGACTTTTTCCATGTCACTTCCTGTCTCTGGCAACCCTTAGCCACCCTCTTGGGCCTGTCTGTAAATAGCATCGAGGGCCTTCAATGTTCCACCACCCCAGAGTGGTCTGAACCTGAGAGAGTTCATGGACAAACAGCTGTCTGCATAGAAATACACCAATAGACGTGTCAAGGAAGGAATGTGGCGTCCTTTCTGACAAGTGGGAACACTTTTAGTCAACGCAATTGCTTCCTTCTTCGTGTGGCCGAAATCTGACTCCTGGGTTAGCTAGAGTGTCTTTACTTTCTAGAGCTCAAACTGTCCAATTAGGACTGACCTGGCAGACGTTCTGATGACCAGAGATCAACTCGATATAAGTATTCCCTCGGTTGTGCTAGAATAAAGCGTGCCCCAATTGGAGCTACTCTGACACCGAACAGACAATGGTTTTGGTGCTGCAGAGTCATGGCAGCTGAAAATGTGACCAACCAAGCATCAGGGCGAGCTGCGCCACCATTAAGAACTGTGCCAGGTTGATTGTTGCGGTGTGTTATCAGGTGGAGCATGTTTACCCCTCTCCTGGAAGTGTGTGATTCAGACGGAGCCTCCATAGTCAGGATCCAGGGCTCCTGCTGCCCCTGGCGCTGCTTCTCCAACCAGCAATTTCAGGTTTATTCAAATCTTCCTATAAATAATACCTGTGCTGTTAAATCACATTTTTAATGGCTCTAAAACATGTTCACTAGATTGTCTCCAACATCGGTGAACAAGTGGGTACAATATGGAAGAAATGGCCTGGTTTCAATGTTGGACATAACATGGATCATGAATACTTTGGACTAGAGGGTGAGTTCTAGTATCACAAATATTGCGTGTGTTGCATCATAAACACATGATCCTAAGATAAAGAAGTTAGAAATCCtgacatttaaatatttttgttccATCCTCTAGTACATTTGAGTTTGGATTCACAGACAAAACTCCTGCTTCTTGCAGCTACTTTCTTGTTGGTAAGAATTTCACCTTTTGATATAATTTGTTAAAATAGAGAAACAGGTTCATTTATCTTTACAATTAGATGAATTGCAAttatattttctgttctgtttacatcagtTATGGGGAGTATCCCAGGAAATGACATAACTTTTAATGTTTAAGTTTCCAGAAGTTTTACTCTCCTttcctgtatttatttattttttgttaaatgTGTTTTGGAATCGTAGGGCGTAAAAAATAAGTGACTTGAAACGTAACAATATGGCGCCCCTtcacttctgggacacgtccaaAATGTCACACTTTGGCTAAGAGCCAATCCACTATAAAGAGCCCATCCACTATAACGGTGACTAATTGTCATGTAATATGTTTAGAGCTGCCTTCATATCCAGTGGAAAGAAGAGGTGAAAGGgaaattttcctctccactgtcgctacatgcttgctgctTAGCATAAGGACTCAGTGCAGTCTGCAGGGTTTTCTTACATAGGAATCTTTATTTTGTTAAGTGCCTTGATGAGAcaactcttgtgatttggcgctatatagacTGAATTGAGCTAAAAAAAAAGTAGAGCCTGACCGATATGTTTTTTTAAAGGCCGATgccgatttttaaataattttgttgCCGATGGCTGATTTCTAAAGCCGATTGAGGTCCTTCTCatgaaattagcatattgtgattaagttcattagtctgtaatgtactgaagtATTTGAAGCCTTTTAttctttctaatattgatgattttggcatacagctcatggaaacccgaaattcctatctaaaaaaattagcatatttcatccgaccaataaaagaaaagtgtttttaatacaaaaaaagtcaaccttcaaacaattatgttcagttatgcactcaatacttggtcatgAATCATTTTGCAGaagtgactgcttcaatgcggcatggcatggaggccatcagcctgcggcactgctgaggtgttatggaggcccaggatgcttcgatagcggccttaagctcatccagagtgttgggtcttgtgtctctcaattttctcttcacaatatcccacagattctctatggggttcaggtcaggagagttggcaggccaagtgagcacagtaataccatggtcagtaaaccatttaccagtggttttggcactgtgagcaggtgccaggtcatgctgaaaaatgaaatcttcatctccataacgcttttcagcagatggaagcatgaagtgctccaaaatctcctgatagctagctgcattgaccctgcccttgataaaacacagtggaccaacaccagcagctgacatggcaccccagaccatcactgactgtgggtacttgacattggtcttcaggcattttggcatttccctctgcccagtcttcctccatactctggcaccttgatttccgaataacatgcaaaatttactttcatccgaaaaaagtactttggacaactgagcaacagtccagtgctgcttctctgtagcccaggtcaggcgcttctgccgctgtttctggttcaaaagtggcttgacctggggaatgcggcacctgtagcccattccttgcacatgcctgtacacggcagttctggatgtttctacttctgcaggtcccccaaggtctggaattggtccttctccacaatcttcctcagggtccagtcacctcttctcgtgcagcgttttctgccacactttttccttcccagacttcccactgaggtgccttgatacagcactttgggagcagcctattcattcagaaatttctttctgtgtcttaccctcttgcttgagggtgtcaatgatggccttctggacagcagtcaggtcggcagtcttacccatgattgtggttttgagcagtgcttaatttgagccggtgttctgggaatttctcctaccccgtaaaccgtcctacccgttgttactgagcatgtgcgcgcatgcgcacaacacaaaaggggaatgctACTCCCCTGTCATATTTGCAAGAAAATAGATAagtagtaagtattagtactGTTTATTGATGTTGGTACTTGATTTGAttatttttgggttagggttagagttatggttagggtttgtgtcatgtaaaccactgtaaaattatcctacgggtaggacgttttctcagaacaccggatcttgctggaacaagatccgggaactatcttattttgaaaggaccgttccggcaactgtctgctaggatccagcAACTCACtcgacaaacttgtgctatacacAGGATTTGAATTACAGGTGAactagggagctcctggaagccctcaacacacccagggggagcccaaaacaatcctggttctacttatattacattatctatgtggactctctgggaATTATTTAGAACTGAGAGGCACAGAGCTCTGATCATTGATGCGCTGGGTTTttcaaagcctcaggaatcttttgcaggtgtttagttaattagttgattcagatgattaggttaatagctcgtttagagaatcttttcatgatatgctaattttttgagaaaggACTTTTGGGTTTTCacaagctgtatgccaaaatcatcaatattagaaccaataaaaggcttgatctacttcagttgtgtgtaatgaattgaatatacatgaaagtctaatgtttatcattaCAATGAGCTTTATCACATTATGctaattttttagaaggacctacaTTTTatcaaataagtcaataaatctctttatatttattgaacttcatatAAAGAACAAACTCGAAACATAAAAATATGGTATATTGGGGTCCTTCAGGTCTTTTTAAGTCTAGtagtggcagttggccacacaggtgccttattagtttttatttttttaatcagcttttaaaaatattttttgggcGATGGCCGATATTGAAAAATAGATATATTGGCCGACCTTTAGAAAAATGTCATGTGCAAGTGTGTCACCACTCTTTCTGTTTTACAGAATCACATGTTTTTTGAGATGAGCTGATCACAATAAAGGAACTCAAGTGAGACAGCTGCTTGATGGAACGCTAAAATGTTCCAGAAGTAACCAAGTTTCTATCACAGAGAAGAAAATACAAAAGTGGAGAAGCATCTCAAACCTTAAAATAAAGGGTGGAGCCAGATTTAGCAGCAAATCCAAATATAACATTTATTGCTATAATTCATCAGGTGCACAACAAACATTTCTTTGCTTTGGATGTAAACACCAGCTTCCATCACCGCACCTCCAAGTTTGGACATTTTTcttccacaaactacagctgcttTTCGTATTTGAAAAAGTTTGTCCAAGATAAAAGCTGCAAACCTCGATCCTGGGCTCAGAAAAGGAAAAATGGCAACCCttggtgtttaaggactacatatGCCTTTGAGGACCTTAAAGCTCTTTGTGTGAACTTTTTGAAGACAGCGAACAGACAAAAATGTCAAAGGTCAGGTTAGACCTGAGAGCAGGCACAGTGATTTAGGCAATGTGTATTTCATTGTAAAAGTGGTAGAACCTTCTGTCCAACACAGAGCGCATCCTTAGAGAATAAACTCCCATGTCAAGAATAGAGAATTGGTGCCGTTTCAGTTAAACGAGCTTTATGTTGTACACAATTATACTGCACACAATAATAATCTGTTCAAGTTCAAAATGACCAAaggaaatataataaaaatacaacGCTGTAATAAAATATTGTCCACCTGCCACCCTGTTTTGAGTCCCGCCATTAACAGAGTTATTTCAACAGCAATAAGTGATTTACAGTTTTGTATCAGACtgattttgttgtattttatctAGTACTCTTTGTGGACAGTGACCGATCAGATCAGCACACCAGTCACACAGCCGCCCTCTGGTGGCAAGTTGACAGATGTTACAACCTGCTTTAAAAGaaggggaaaaaataaataaataacagagaAAGTTTGTTTTTCCCTGGTTGGTTTAAATATTTTTTCTTCCATTTCCTTCTCTCTTCTGCTGACATCTTTCCATTCATACGTCAAATTGACACAAATAGGGAATGGTCTTCGAGCCTCTCTTCCTGCTAGCTTTTGCTCTGTCTTCTCGTTACACAGCGCCGATCCATGCAGAGGTTTCCTGCCCTGGACTCGTCCACCCCTCAACacgttacataaacacacacctatacaacacacacacagcaggatgAGCATCAGCTAGaatctttttctcttctttttgtaaaaaaaatttttcATTTCTTACTCTCGGCAGAGCATCTCTGTGTGAGGGGCTAACGTCCGCCACTAGCATTCACCAGCCCATGGAAGTCTTCCCAGGCTCTGGAAAAAGAGGGACATCCAGTGCATCatcatttcacagaaaaataaaagTCTTCAAATATGCATGAATTTTCAGCAGATCACTTAAAACAGGGTTAATTTAGCAAATGTTTTAAGATTTTAGCATTTCAACTTGTTTGGTGCCATTTGTTTTTGCAGTTACGAAAATCCACCATCTCATTCTGAGTGATGAACTTCCACgctcacatcacatttatccgggCTTTCCACCGGATGCGTAGGCGCTGTGTAACGTAATACGCACGTTTTCCCCATAACCTCAAGAATACGTCTCTTCCCACCATTAGAATTTCAAGGCATCTGATTAAGCGACATCACCAAATCACCAGAGAATAGCAAGATCACGCGTGATTGTTTTTAGATAACCAACATCACCAACCACCAacattccggaactgcgctgctctgggtggctgcatgttatgtttatgtgcttagcagacgcttttacccaaagcgacttacaattttttttaacctatagggcatgttgtgatctgtgggggaaaccggagtacctggaggaaacccacgcatgcatggggagaacacgcaactccacgcagaaaggccgcagccgagtttcgaacctgcgaccttcgtgtggcgaggcaacagtgctaaccactgcgccaccatgcagcactgttggagtagctctgttgactatatgcaagatttgccttttcttggacattttttcttctggtttctcGGGAGGAACTATATTTTTTTtgaacattttacttttctgtttctggtgctgtgaagcttggaggatttttacagctattttttcactttttgagcatttgttatgatgcgtaactaaggcaacaagctggtttacaatcaggagcagctgattaacattgggaaggctgaaagaatacctcaactgaagccacaaatcccaaatgagctaaaacgcaagaagcgtgggtgcagagcgggagcaaaacggagacaaagaggaaattcaaaccatctcttccatcgatcataatgagcAATGTgaaatcactggccaacaagatggatgaattccaagccctttcaaggactcagccagagtatcggcagtgcagtgttatgtgtttcactgagacgtggctacaGGACCATAt
It contains:
- the chrng gene encoding acetylcholine receptor subunit gamma, translating into MDSGERHSLMLFVGAVLITATVSAVNLEGELLKDLMKGYNKNVRPMDKNGKITQIFIKMTLTNLISLNEKEEALTTSVWIEMEWCDYRLRWDQPPRSDLYGNIKSQLRVPSKSIWLPDIILENNVDGQFEIAYYCNALVSPDGCVYWLPPAIYRSACPITVNYFPFDWQNCTMVFRSRTYSANEIELVLQKEKKETSYHLEWVDIDPQAFTENGEWAIRHRPAKKVINSQYSEDSLEYQEIVFFLIIQRKPLFYIINIIAPCVLFSSLSLLVYFLPAKAGGQKCTMSIASLLGQTVYLFLIAKKVPETSNAVPLIEKYLMFVMSVTTMVVINCVIVLNVSLRTPNTHVMTDKVRKVFLNILPQLLMMRMKRWTPNCDKKSQSGSDEAEPCRRCSSVTLISKAEEYSVKIARSELMFDRLKERNGLMKSVLEKLHDGLREGTAEQLRSSLEQASPELKQCVAACKHIAETARHQSNFQNENEEWFLVARVIDRVSFIIMALVFFVGTIGIFLMGHFNQPPLTPFPGDPKLYLPLLENDTV
- the LOC107384069 gene encoding phospholipid scramblase 3, with translation MSAVTNQPHPFARLEREKHIQMIFRAFNNQCGPSCECQARSPGSKSHRVLPDSESKHQLSDLTPQRELKDFHIQPPEAPKKLDMMEEKLEDGSELDSISALETVSQIHITAKPDLQGPQCVSRKIYSIATGGSKSQLFVGVEESSCICLLCCGPARPCSMKGVDCKGRQVFYFERPLRVDACCTGCCLMEMRAYSSQKHLIGTVYQRWSMFTPLLEVCDSDGASIVRIQGSCCPWRCFSNQQFQIVSNIGEQVGTIWKKWPGFNVGHNMDHEYFGLEVHLSLDSQTKLLLLAATFLLNHMFFEMS